The Buteo buteo chromosome 6, bButBut1.hap1.1, whole genome shotgun sequence genomic interval GGTGCCGAAAGAGACAGCTGAGATGATGTAGGAGAGCTGGAGGCCTGATTGAAGGAAAGTTCCCCCGATTATATTTGTGTGGAAAAGCTCACCTCTTGCAGAGCTCTAAAGTGTAATCAAGGCTGAGGCTTACACTTGAAGGATGTTAACTCTCATACGGGAACCTACTTTCTCCTAAACGGTTTCTTGCCTAGTGAATGAGAGCCTCCCAATTGAAGCAAAATGATCCTTATGTACTAATATCAAGCACAGTCACAAAGCGACCGGCTATTTATGCTGCCACTTTAGACAAAGATATTTAGTTATTCCCGGGTAGCAAGTgcacttttgcatttttaagcaCGAAGCAGCCGAGCACAAACATATTTACAAGTGCAATTACTAAATAGTTACTTGACACTTCAAAGTCACTAGGTTAACTGTACCTTCGCtgtaattttcttaatattcagGTAATCGCTGTATTAAATTGGGTTTGCCAGGGCCGTAGGCCGGGGTGTGAAACACTCAGGGGAGGTTTCTCTCCTCCGCCCAGGAACACCCCGAAATATAAGCTTTGGAGACACTGGACAACTTGGGAGATTTCTTCAAAGACCCGAGTGACATTAGCTGCTGGCTGCATGTACGTGTGGGGCTGTGAATGgacttgcttttgttttcacacCGGATTCGAGAACGGATCCGAAAGTGTCAGAAATTGCCGTTTATTCGAAACTGCAGGGAATTCATTGGCAAGGTGGTGTAGCAGATGACCTGAGAGGTCTTCTCCATCCAGCTCCCGTGCTATATAAATAATCTTAGAAAGCACCTTCGGGTTCAGAGGGACCACGAGAGCCTGTGACAGTCTTTGCCTTTGAGAATAACGAGCGACGTTTTGCGCTAAcctatttttcagcagtttctcGCCCCAGGCAATTAAATTACTGCGTGTTTTTGCAAACTTGCATCTTCCACCTCTccctgaagtttaaaaaaaaaaaaatccctaggTGAACGGAACTTATGGGTTTAGGAGAGAAACCATCCTTGCACTGGGGGTCTCGCACTGGGGGTCTTAGCAGACATAGAGGAGGTTCCCGAGATGCTAAATCCCAAGCGCTGTGCAGCCACCGGCCGGCCGGCGTACCTGACAAGCCGGTGCGGGGAGTGGCGGAGCGCTGGGAGCGGTGGCCCAGCGCGAACGTCTGCCCTCCGGAGAGCTGCCCTCCCGGCGGCGGGCTCCTTCCAGACCAAACTTAGTGGGGGAGAAGGGCACTCGGTCCTTTAGCTCACCGGCATTCAGCCCCGTCTCCCCGGCTCTCACAAAGGCTGGGCTGACAGCCTTGCCACCCGGGAGCTGATTTTAAATCCTTTCACCCAGTCAAATGGGGGTCTTTTCGCCTTGCCTTCCATTTCCCGTCCACGATATTGCCACCCcgagaaaaataaaatggagttGTGCTCACGgggtctctctctcttttctctctctcccactctctctttctcttttttttaagacataaaaaaaaaatcctgacaaGTAAAACTTAAAGGTGTTTACCTTGTCATCAGCATGTAAGCTAATTATCTTGGGCAAGATGTAGGCTTCTATTGTCTTGTTGCTTTAGTGCCTATGCCCCGCCTCTGGTGGCAGCCTAAAACCTGGCGTCTGGCTAAAACAAACGAAAGGCAGCCCTGAGCCTCCACTCAATCCAATTAAGGCGGACTTCGTCCACTCGGTTACGTGTACATCCAACAAGATCGGCGTTAAGGCAACACCAGAatatttggcaaaaaaaaaaaaaaaaaaaaaagatttgcctccccttccttttttttttttttttttttttttccccagccgCCGAATCATGTCGATGAGCCCAAAGCATACGACTCCTTTCTCAGTGTCTGACATCTTGAGTCCTTTGGAGGAAAGCTACAAGAAAGTGGGCATGGAGGGCAGTAACTTGGGCGCTCCCTTGTCAGCCTACAGACAGTCTCAGGTTTCTCAGCCGGCCATGCAGCAGCACCCCATGGGCCACAACGGAACAGTGACTGCCGCCTACCATATGACAGCGGCAGGGGTCCCCCAGCTCTCCCATGCTACGATGGGGGGCTACTGCAATGGGAACCTGGGCAACATGAGCGAGCTCCCGCCTTACCAGGACACCATGCGGAACAGCGCTTCGGCGACAGGATGGTACGGCACCAACCCGGACCCCCGCTTCTCCTCAAGTAAGTCAGCCCGGGGCTGGGTGGCCGGCGGGGGGTGGCCGCGCTCCTGCCCCGCCGCACCGCGGGCAACGGGCGCCGGGGGCTCCGCGCCAGGGCAAAAGTCGGTCCAAATCCCAGCCgtccccccctcctctccgccccccccccccccaaattcctccTCCTGCCGGAGGATCGTGCCCGGTGCCTCCTCCCCCGGCTGGTTTCATGTCAGCCTCCCGGGGCTGCTTTTGCGGGGGGAAGGGGTGGGAAGCCCGGCGGTGGCGGGGAGCGGGAGCCCGGAGCTCGCCGTCCAGCGGGGCGGGAGCGGCACGGCCCGGGGGGCCGGGAGGGAGCCGGCGGTGCCCGTCCGCCTGCGCGCCGCCCGGCACCGGGCGGGCGAGGGGGAAGCCGGAGCCGCGGGAGCCGCGTCCCGGGGGAcgcgggggggagcgggcgAGTCCGCCCCGGCCGGCGCCGGCggagcccccggccccggccgctcCCGCCGCGCTGTCACAGCAGGTGCTTGGTGGGGTGTCGCCCCCCGGGCAGGGCGAGGGGCGAGCGGTCGCCTTTATTCAccggggctgggccgggccgggcgaggagggggtcccgctgcccccgccGCTCGCCCCGGGGAAACGCGGGTCGTTGTTCGGGAGCGGGGGCGCCCCGAGGccccggccggggccgggctgccggggggctgcggggccccGGCGGGGgtgagcggcggcgggggccgccggAGCGCGGAGCCCCGctcgggccgggccgagccgagccgcgccgcgccgagccgcgccgagccgagccgcctAAACCGTGCCGCCTTCTCCCTTGCAGTCTCCCGCTTCATGGCGCCGTCCTCGGGCATGAACATGGGCGGCATGGGCAGCCTCGGCTCCCTGGGAGACGTGAGCAAGAGCATGGCCCCGCTCCAGAGCACGCCGCGGAGGAAACGGAGGGTCCTTTTTTCCCAGGCCCAGGTTTACGAGCTGGAGAGACGtttcaagcagcagaaatacCTCTCCGCCCCGGAGAGGGAACATTTGGCCAGCATGATACATCTCACCCCGACTCAGGTCAAAATCTGGTTCCAGAACCACCGCTACAAGATGAAACGCCAGGCCAAAGACAAGGCTGCGCAGCAGCAGATGCAACAGGAGAACGGctcttgccagcagcagcagtctccCAGAAGGGTGGCGGTGCCAGTGCTTGTAAAGGATGGCAAGCCCTGCCAAGCAGGCTCCAACACACCCACAGCAGCTATCCAGAGCCATCAGCAGCAGGCAGCTACAACGATCACAGTGGCTACCAATGGCAACAGCCTCGGACAGCATCAGAGCCACCAGACAAACAGTGCGGGGCAGTCTCCAGACATGGGACAGCACTCGGCCAGcccttcctctctgcagagcCAAGTCTCCAGTTTGTCTCACCTAAACTCTTCTACTTCTGACTATGGCACTGCCATGTCTTGCTCCACCTTGCTATACGGTAGGACCTGGTGAAAGgattaaacaaagcaaaaggaaaaaaaaataaggaaaaaaaaagaaaaaaaaaaaaggcagattttccCAGTCACACAAATCTCTGTCCTATCCAAACTACtgagtgtttttatttttttttctttctttttcaaagcctccccttccccccgcccccgttTTACTGAGTGGTTCTCTGAGGAcctgtgagagagagagagagacttttttttgttcGGTTTTGTTGTTACTCTTGAtggtttggggtcttttttttttttctttttttttctttttttcccaaggttGTTGTATggggtgttaaaaaaaattctgactaATAACCACGGAGCAGTCTGCAGAAAGGGGACCATCGTTAGGCATGGTCCGAAGGCTTGGATTTCAGATGTACACTTTGCCAGCGTCTAGGacttgcatgtaaatatagaGATTTTGGGGGATGGGGTggttttccccccaaaaaacgcATTCGCGTCACCCAGACACAAAAAGcagcttcccccctcccccggtctcctctcccagccccgccgccaGGGCCAGCGGATGGAGACGTGGAGTCATCAAAGgcttggcttttattttcctccttacGTTTGATGTGAACCTGTAGCTGTATAATGCTGTCAAAAGTTGGACTAAACCCATAGTTTTTAGTAGCCTGTATATTTtgttgtaaaaagaaaaagaaaaaaaatacaatcaaccaaaccaacccccaCCTTTTTTATGGACACTGATCGCCCCGTCGTAAATCCTCTGGCAGTTTGTTATTTGCGCCCGCCGCCTCTTCCTGTTGTAACTTATGTAGATATTTGGCTTAAATATAGTTCCTAAGAAGCTTCTAATAAATTATACACATTAcgaatattctttttttatttccctttggtTCCCCCTCCCGaccctcccttcccccatcttttttttttttttttctttttccttgatgGAAAAACAACCCGGGATGCTGCCAAACCCTGAAAGGCCCCTGCCCCTCCCAGGGCCCGGAGCCTGTTCCCAGGGGGGAGCTGCGCCAGGGAGTTAACGGGGTACAGGATCAGTCCTCAGCGTGCAAAAGTGACGAGCAAACGCGTGGGATTCACAAACTCGATGGCGAAGGGATCGAGTCCAAATTCATTAGTCCGATtattgggggggcggggggcaccTCAGAGACTTCTTGCTAGAGAAAGCAAAGTATTCCGGGAGTAGAAATTCAAATGCCAAAGGCACggaggagaaagaaggtaaAAGTCTAACGCCACTAGAAACAATTTAACGAAGAACCTGCTGACAGTATAGAACATGCGGCCGATTTAAAGAGCATCCAGTTTTAAtaccttgtaaaaaaaaaaaaaaaaggataataatTTCTACCAGGTTTTCCTATGTACTTGTATTTTAAGGGAAGTACAGTCACCTTATttataatcaaaataaaaagatagtTTATTGTGTACGACATGTAGTTTGAATTAACTTTCTTTATCagactgtatttcattttctacaCCTATCCACCCCGGCAAGCAACGCACACACACGACCACGCATTTCTCCTGCACACGTCCACCTCATTACCCAGGCGAGAGGGTAGCTGCAGGCTGCGTCTCAGTTTAAGGCggattggttttgtttctgtttgggttttttttgtgtgtgtgtgcgtgcgtgtagCGATTTGGGAAGCTTGTAAAGAAGATGAGGAGAAAGTGCGTGTGCGCGCACGTGTGGGTGCGTGGGTGAGCGGGGTGCGCGCCTGGCTGAGACACCGAGGGGCGATTGGTAGGAAGGTAAATATTATGGGTAATGCAAGGCAGTTAGGTATTAACTTTGCTGTAAATATATAAATCATATCAAATTAAGCAGCTCGTATCGGACAAGCCCGAAATACGTGTAATTCGCTCTCTTTCGGGTCCCAGACATCCCTTGTGTGAGCGCAACAAAATAAGAAGTCTCCCCGTCCTAAAAGACCTCGTAGCGTGTTTTCCTTCACATCTGCTGCTCGGTTTcggtttttttctccagatcCCCTCAGTTACACCACGGAAGCGAATCGCAGTCATTGAAAGACCTCTGAATTACAGAGGTGTTATGAAATGCTCATAtttttgaagagaaagaaagcagcttGCCCGGGATGGAAATACCCAACTTCCAGTTTAAGTAGCAGCTTTCGAAAGCTCCAGTCTTTTATTTATACAAGATAGTCGGTGTTACTCGGACACCAAGTGCTAGTCTggatggagaaaaaaggaaatagacagaagaaaaaaaaagaatatcgGATTCTTtctggccccccccccccccccgttattTCTAACTAGAGAACATCACGTGTGTCAACAGGAATTTCGAGACCTTTCAGTCTTTATATTATGTCCCGCTTTATACAGCGACATTCTCAACTAACCCCCAAAAtattcctgggttttttttcctttctctacgCAGAATATTCGTTTCAGATCTATATCATCATGTTAAGCATggttggggggcgggggcggggggaggtcTGGAGCTTAGTGCTGTTATTTctgctgaaagaagaaagtgttGGGAATTCCTGGCCCGTGGCACAGCGCTGCCAGCTCCCGCGGAGGGAGCGAGAGCAGGTTAACTCTacggatttttttaaattagggtTAGTTTCTCCGGGAGTTAATATACAAGACCGAGGGGAAAGTGCTGTGGTTAAGGCGACATTTCCCCTTCAGATGTAATTAATGTTTGCATCCTTTCAAACACAGGAGCGTTCAAAAGTGAGGAGCACTGAGAGGCATTAAAACAGCCGAGAAATATTAtattccccccccaaaaaaaatattggaattAGCATGTTCGATAGAGAACCAGCCAGTGACTTTTCATTATAGACTTCGGgggaaataaatgaattttattGTGTCTCGACAACCTCATAAACACATATTTGGTGGTGGGTGTAATTACTGTAATGGATTATTATGTACACTGACTTATCTTTCTTAAACTAGATTTAGTTTCGATTAAATAAACTCGTTTCCACTTTGTCTGATGTCGGCTTAGTTTAAAGTCTGTTTACTTGTTCCACAGAAAGGTGAATTCATCTCTTTATTAAGCACTAGAGACCGAGCAAACACAGTTCAAACTGTATTTACATATCAATCaggagaaatgcaaacaaactGCTCTTTAACAATTTTATAGAGTTTTTTTATGACATTGTGTTATTGCCTTTTATCATAAAATTCTTTGTATAAACCAGTTATGCCTTGATTGGGATGAAGatatttttttggggggggctaaatacattttaatctCCAGGCTCCCTCGAGAACACTCACGAGGACTTAGTCACTGTATAgcttttctaaattaaaatatgtgCCTCCGTCTAAACGCCTGCTTCTTCCAATACGCTGATTTTCAGTCTCCCGGTAATCAATGCAGAACTTGGATAATGGGATGGcgaagggggggtggggtggggggtggcagCATGATTCAAATCTGAAATGATGGAAGAAATGCACGTTTCCCAATATAACTGCTCCTTTATCGACGTGAGACCGTGGGCACCCCGTATTTTGAGAGATAAAGGGATCTGGTGAAGGATGGCTATTCCCTTCCACTCCCCCACTCCCTGGCACTGCCTGTAAATCTAGAAGAACCACGGAGagcattttttcctgctctaAATAAGAGTTCATGCTTGAGTGCCATGAAGTGTGCATGTAGTGGCACAGcaggctgtggaaaaaaaacccaccaaaacccaccaaaaaacccagcaccaccaccaccaccactacaACGGccacaacaacagcaacaatagCAAAAAGGCTTCTTCATATTTGCTGTTTCATATCAGAACAGGTTGTGGggtgggtgttttgtttttgtttttgggtttgtgtgtgtgtgtgtgtgtgtggtttttgtttggttttttttgttgttgtttgtttgtttggtttgtttcacAGCAGCCTGTTAGAAAGAGGGATGCTCGGAAGAAAAGGCTCGGAGGAGCCCGCGGCGCCGGGGCCTGCACCGGGCGCTGCTGCTCCCCCGGCAGCGGGCTAACGGAGCGGCGGGGGCTCTTACCCGACCcacggcggggggcggcggagagggatggggagctgATCTAAAAGTATATTGCCTGCATCTCGGTTCAAAAGGCAGTGCAGGGCCCTAAGACAGTATTCAAAGTGCAGATCCCAAACAATGTAATCTGAGACAGCTCTGAGATGACACCAAGAGAAGTTGCCACgggaggggggtgggaaaaaaaaaaaaaaaaggtattttgggAGTTTTGTGGCGGAGCGCAGGTAGAGGGGCCTCGCTGGGAAGGCAGCCCCGGTCCAACTTGTCGTGACGGCTGCTTTTACAAAGGGGACCTAGAGGTAAAGACTGAGTGACTTCTGAAGAATTTCAGTCCTTTCATGGCCGTGTCGGGAGCAaagctgagaaatatttttttctgtctgaccCGCTGTTCTTCTCATGATCCCCTTcagggggaccccccccccccccaaaccctaaGTAAATGGTAATACTGTTTATATGTATCAAATATGTAACAGAGATCTGACCCAGTACGGCTGTTCCTATGAGGTAGAGAGGTTACCGTCTCTGGCAAAGTGGTGAATAATAcgaaattacttctttttttttttttttttttttttttttttttttctggctgcaaGCACATTAGGGAGCAGGTAAGGTCAAAGTTTTCTATATCCTATGTCTTTCTCTCGAAGGCTTCTGGTCAGCTATATAAATAAGACAGTGAATAAGATGTATTGAtataaaaagaaactgaaaatcgTTTTCATGCTTGAAACAACTTACAATGCAGAAAATTTCTTGGGAAACCTAGAGATGAAAACGTTAACTATCACATTTAATCTACGATGTAAAAGTTTTTGTTAGGGGGAGAGGGAAATCggtattttttttacaatgacaCAGACATTAAGAAGCAAAACCATTTACAAATGGCCGAATGCATTACCTGCGAAAGACGGTATGAATCCATTGTCCTGAGCCGGCgtatagaaatggaaaaaagtttaaaacgtatgttctaaaaatatttaccaaGTGACTAGGTCTGTTTTGACTGGCTAGCTCCATATCTCAGGCTAACAACTAAACCTGAATAAGATGGCTACGGTTTTCTGAGATATATTTCTATTCGTTAAACACAGTGGGACTTTCCgagtaattttaaattagtttgTAGGTTGTGCTCCTTTAGGAAGTGAATTTACATAGCTGATTTTAGTGAACGTATACGACTTACTGCATTCATTCGATGAGAACTCCCCATATCATTCTGAGTAGTGCTTCATCGATACAGGGGCTCCTTAAAGTGTACAGGAAAAGAATAAAGCGCATGTACACATGAGGTTAGGGTTTTTCGTGGGGGCTTTGTTTACTTAGgtctgtgtttggtttggttggttggttttgggtttggtttttttttttttttttaataaaagggtAGTTGCAATGCTTAGAAAACTAAGCAAGGTATGAGACCTTCACTTCCATCTGTTCTGATGGATTTCACAGGAGTCCTTCTTCTCGATCAAGTAAATTTGGGCAAGTGATAACGTGCTAGAAGGCGACAAACTTACACACACCTGGGATCTTGGAGGGAACAGACTTTTTTGCTTCATATCAAAGGTGTTGCTGAAGTGGCTGAGTTCATTTCAGTGTGTTACTGACCTAATAATGTGACTCTAGGACACGGTTCTTTCGGAGTTTCTCTCGGTGCTTTTGTTCCTTAAACTTTTTGTTTTCGgtgctgctgtttctcagagaagctcttaaaaatgttatctctTTCTTGAGAACCTTCTTGCTGTCGGCTTTTCCTCTTAACCTGCACGTTGCTTCAGAAACGCACTGTTGCTGCTGCGAAATGGAGTGCACGAAGCTCCCCGTCCCCTGCACCCCTCTTTGCATTAGCTCAccgcagagggaaaaaaaacccaaaacagtggATGACCGCTGCGGAGCGTTTAGTCTACGAGTTTGCGTCTATATGCGAATTATACCCATAGATGTGTGCATCTGCTGGTGTATGTAGGAGTTGATGTGCCCGGCATTAACCGTGGGGTCTGGGGAGCCGAGGCGGGCAGGGATGGGAGAACTCTTACTTTGAAAGAAGCGTTGCCCGCCGGCCTGTGCCTCCGCTCCGCTCTCGATTTTACACCGAGGAAATCCTCCCGCGACTTTCCGCCTTTGCCCACCGGAGGCTgccccggcggcgggagccggcCCCGCAGCGCAGACTCCCCGGGCTCCCTGCGGGCAGCGCCGCGGACCCCCGCGGGGCTCCCGCTGCGCAGCCTCTCCTCCCCCGTCGCCTACCGAAAAAAGTCCCCAAAACCCCGCCGCGGCCAAAGTCGCCGCCGGTGCTCAGGTCGCCGTCCTCCGTCGAGGGGGAACGGGCCCGATCCTGCCCTTTGCCAGCGGGCTCCGCGGCCCCGGGGGCCGTCCGCGGCCCGGCCGCGGGGTCTCTCGCCGGCAGAGGCCGGGATCTCCTGCAGCCCGGGGCGCTGCGCTGCCCGCCGGAGCCGGGAGCAGCCCCGCAAAGTTCCCCGCCCGCAGGCTGCAGGCGAGCGGGGGGCAGCGCCTGCCTcgctctttatttttttagatgCCAGCTAAGGCAGTGTCTGCCCGCGCTGCCaggctgccaggctgcaggtgctgcCGAGCAGATCCAGCTGTGCGCACCCACCGCCCCTCTCCTCCTTGGCACACGGGACGGTGCCCAGGCGGGAGGGCTGCAAGCGCTGGGCCGGGAACCCCTTTGACTTTCGTCCAAACGCTGCTCCCAAACGCCCTGACAAGGTGTTGACCGCCTATGGCGTCTTGCCACAGCTGGGGCGAGTGGCATGGGGCTCGGGGAGCCGGTCCTGCCCCGTCACTGCAACACACTCCACACTTGCCTAGCGGGGTAATGGCAGGGAAGCGCGTGGCGCCTCCGCGGTAACCCAAAAAAGATCGAGGACGGGATGCGGCCGGATGAATTTGCGTCTTCGCAAAGGTACTGTGCAAGTGCGGGGAAGGACGGAGGACAGGTCCCGGCACTGGCATCTTCTGCGGTGTCAGAGGATTCCCGTGCAGCCGCTTTCGCGGGAGCTGCCTGGGGGGTACCGGCGCGCCGCTCCCCTCGACGTGCCTGGCGgagcggcggccccggccccggccccggccccggcctcACCCGCCGGGCCAGCCCGGCCGCCGGGGCTCCCCGCGCTCCGCCAGGCAGGCAGGACTGGGcacccccactccctccctgctcAGTTTTCGTTTAGTTGGTTTAGGTGCGGGGAATGCAACCCCCGAGGGAGCACCCCAGAAAGTTTGGGCGTGCTCGCCCCGAGCAGCGGCGGGACGGCggggggcgggagcggggcagccCGGGCCGGGAGTGCGCGGCCGGGGCTTCCCCCCCGCCTcggggggcgcggcgggggaaCCCCGCGTCCTGCCGCCCATGTCTCTCTCCGCCGGGCGCGGGGGGCTGCCCGCTTTCTGCCCGGTGCAGATCCCCCTTTTCTCTGCTCGCTTTTTAATCACCCTTCTGAATTTGAATGGATTATTCTGTGGAAGATATGACAGGGTTTAAAGCTCTCATTACATATCAATAGACGGAACCTTTGCAGGGAGGTTGTCCTCATTCTTCAGCGGGCGAGCAATAGCTGTTGCTCCCCGGCTCTGGTTTTCcacggacacacacacacacatacacagaccACTCGTCTTTAAATAGTAGCTCACGGAGCAGAACCCAGACGTGGTCACCGTGTTGTGTCGTGGGGCTCGGGAGGGTGCTGGTGGACCGCGTATTTTGTGCCTGGTGTCAAGGGGAGGCTGTGCGTGGCCGTGGCGGGGCGCTGGGACACGCCGTGCGTGTGTGGCGGTGGCAGGGACGCGGCGCTGGAGCTGCGCTGCCGTGGGGAGGGCGGACGTGTTCTCGTCGTGGAAGTCCGGGCACGACGTGGGCTGTGCACGGAGTGGGCTCCGCGGTGGTGGCTGGAGGTGGatgcgctgctggggggggggggggggagcgtgtgtgtgcgcgcgcgcgtgtgtgtagcgggggagggggtgtTTGTGTGTGAGCGCCTTGCCCTTCCACAATGGCAGCGTAATTATCTAGCTGAAACATTCACAAATGGCAAAAAGTTGCAAAATAGATCGACCTCCCTGAGAT includes:
- the NKX2-1 gene encoding homeobox protein Nkx-2.1, whose protein sequence is MSMSPKHTTPFSVSDILSPLEESYKKVGMEGSNLGAPLSAYRQSQVSQPAMQQHPMGHNGTVTAAYHMTAAGVPQLSHATMGGYCNGNLGNMSELPPYQDTMRNSASATGWYGTNPDPRFSSISRFMAPSSGMNMGGMGSLGSLGDVSKSMAPLQSTPRRKRRVLFSQAQVYELERRFKQQKYLSAPEREHLASMIHLTPTQVKIWFQNHRYKMKRQAKDKAAQQQMQQENGSCQQQQSPRRVAVPVLVKDGKPCQAGSNTPTAAIQSHQQQAATTITVATNGNSLGQHQSHQTNSAGQSPDMGQHSASPSSLQSQVSSLSHLNSSTSDYGTAMSCSTLLYGRTW